In Thermococcus sp., the genomic window ATAGAGAAGGACATCGCAGGAACGATGAACATCGAGAAGCTGGAGATAATCCGGGGCGAGCCCGAACTCGAGGAGCGCATTGTCGAGATAAAGCCGAACTTCAGAACAGTCGGGCCGAAATACGGAAAGCTCGTGCCCGGGATAACCGCCTACCTCAGGGAGAACGCGGAAGAGGTCGCAAAGGCTCTCAAGGAGGCCGGAAAGGTCGAGTTCGAGGCTGACGGTCAGAGGGTCGAGCTGACCAAGGACGACATCGTCCTCAGGAAGGCTGTCTTCAGCGAGGGCGAGGAGGTTGAGACCGCTGTCGTTGGAGACGCCGTAGTGGTGTTCTTCTGAGCCTTTTTATTCTTCATTTGATATTGGTGACCCTTAAAAGCAGGATCCAGCACAAAATATTTAAATACTTAATGTAACAAAAACTTCGCGAGGATTGGTATGGGTACGGCACTTGATGCATTCATGGAGAGGGCGAGTATAAGGGAGACCGTCAGGAGGGCTATTAAAGAGGTGTCAAAAAGACCGCTGAAGGAGATATTAGCGTATGCTATAAAGGGTGAAATCGACTCAACTAACCTGTACCGGCACCTCTACAGGAACCTGCCCGAAGGGTATCCCCGTGAGACCTTCAGGCGGTTTATATCAATGGAGAAAACTCACGAGAGAAAGGTTCGCTCAATATTCAGCTCGCTATTCCCCGCAGAGGAGCCGCCGGATGTTCCGTTTAAGAGCTGGGCGGAGGTTCTGGCGGAGGGCGATTTCAGGCTCAGGAGCGTCGGGGACTACCTGAAGGCACTGGAGATAGCGATGGACGCCGAACAGCTCTCCGAGGGTGTCTACACAATGCTCGCTGAGATGATGGAGGATCCCATGCAGAGGCACATCATGGAGGGGCTTGCGAGAGACGAGAGGGAGCACTACGAATTCCTAAAGAAGGAATACGACTTCTACTCCAAAATTGAGGCCAGAAAAGCCCTTGATGAGCTTGTCAGGGAAATAAAAGGCAGGTGAGCGTTTCAGTTCTGATGCTTCAACCCTGTTCTCTACTCCATTTTAATACACCAGACTTCAAAAACGAACACGCAATCTTTAAAAACTTCTTTCCTTAATCAGGTTGGGCAGTTTCCGGGCGATGGCGTCCGCCCCAAATGCCTCGAAAAGAGGCTGATGACGCCTGTTCTCTCCAGATTCGGAGGTGACGCCAGTGAACCCGGAAGGAAGAATATTTATTGGGTTAGTCCAGGTTATAGTCGTGCTCCTGCTCTCCCCCCTTATGGTAGGGATACTCAAGAAGGCGGAGGCGAGGATAGAGTCGCGGAAGGGAATAAGCATCTTCCAGCCATACTACGACCTGGCAAAGTTCTTCAGGAAGGAGGTACTGGTCCCGGAGAAAGCGAGCTCCTTCTTTGTCTTCGCCCCGTTCATAGCGTTCGGAGCGATGCTC contains:
- a CDS encoding ferritin family protein: MGTALDAFMERASIRETVRRAIKEVSKRPLKEILAYAIKGEIDSTNLYRHLYRNLPEGYPRETFRRFISMEKTHERKVRSIFSSLFPAEEPPDVPFKSWAEVLAEGDFRLRSVGDYLKALEIAMDAEQLSEGVYTMLAEMMEDPMQRHIMEGLARDEREHYEFLKKEYDFYSKIEARKALDELVREIKGR